In Glycine soja cultivar W05 chromosome 10, ASM419377v2, whole genome shotgun sequence, the genomic stretch GCTTCCTCCTCCAGAGTTTCAAGGTTTTGTATTTTGAGAGGGACATTTCAATGCACAAGGAGTTCAGGGATGAGTTGTGGAGCAGTTTGGAGGGGAAATTAGTGCCTCCAAGGCTTTTTGTGAAGGGCAGGTACATTGGTGGAGCAGAAGAAGTTCTGAGTTTGCATGAGCAGGGAAAGCTGAGGAAAATCTTTGAAGGGGTTCCAATGGATTATTCTAATGGTCCTTGTGATGCATGTGGAGGGATAAGGTTTGTGCTGTGCTTCAAGTGTAATGGAAGCCACAAGGTTATGGCGGAAAATGGAGAGAGCAATCAGTGCCTTCAGTGTAATGAGAATGGATTGATTTTGTGCCCATATTGCTGTTAGCTTATGAAGAAGAATATCAGTTAAAGTAATAGAGTTTTATACTTAGTGTGTTCTATCCATTGTGATAGAGTTTGTACTTAATTGAATTTGTGTGaactggattttttttctttctttttttggataATGAtcattcttttaattctttttaccgGTGATAGGCACCTGCATTGCCTGTTTGTACTGTTCTTGGACCAATCTGAAGGTCCTTAGAATTTCAGATTCAGTGTGCCTTTTCAATGTATCTAGTTTTATACCTTAATAAAAGGATCCTACTTGTTGAAAGGTATGAATATTCTAGAGCAATTTCTTGTATCAGAAGCCAGGGGaatatccttcttttcctttgtaGTGTGGGCTAACTAAATTTTATTGAGCAAATTAGACCGGTTCTATGTGATTTTTTGAGATTGTAAACAATATTATTGTCTTTTTAAACCCTCTTATGTTTTTGATACATTACTCGTTTGGATACAGTACACTGACACAATGACACTCCCTCTTACCTAAAAAACACATAATATCATATACCCTCATCAGGAGAGTTACTATAAACGTTAAAAAGACAGTGATATTATGTGCAATCTTAAAAAGCTGAGTGTCGGTGTAATTtgctcaattttattttactctctAATCTTTCTTTTGTATGGATAGATGCATGCATATGCACAACCAATATATATGAGAAACAAGAAAACTACATAACATAGTCGTCACCAAGAAACTAAATAAGAATATGAGCATTATGCAGCAGCATAAGatcttaagaaaaataagaatgcTGAGacctttgttttttattaatgagGCATTGAAACAGTTGCATGTTGAATTCCAGTTATTGTATTAAAAACTGTAATAGAAAGTTTCTACCACTCGTTACCTGGTTCATTATATCTTGGATAGGTTTCATCTTTCCAGTGTAGTAATCAccataaataaattcataaccCGTTTTAAAATAGTCAAAAGACATCAGTTCAACAAATACAGTTTAGTCTTATTCTCTCTATAACGTTTAACGTAAAaccatcaataaataaatattaatattcccCCATCACCTTTAAATGTACAGTTACATCTCTGGATGGTTTAATTTGCATGCCAAACATTTTTAACATCTCTTTCTCCTGTTCCTCAATTTTTAGTCTGTCTTGTTTCCTTCTTTGCTCAAAAGCTCAACATGTTGCAGCATCAAAACCCCTTTGTTCTTTCATTTTCGGCATTGTTTTTAGCCTTCTTTTGTCACTGTTCCGCTACGACATTCACAGTGGGGGATTCAGCAGGCTGGATTATTCCACCATATCCAACATACTACAATAATTGGTCACATTCCCAATTCATAAGAGTAGGCGATTCTGTAGGTAAAAGCCTAATGAGAAATGCTCTTATATTATTTTGGAGGATTATGTCTTACTTATGCTTTGATATATTTATGGTAGATAGAAACATAGTAGGATAGTTCaattccttccttccaaaagaTCTCAAATTTGCTTCTCATGGCTATAAAATATCACTTCTAAAACtgttgtatgttttgaatcttCTTACATTATACTCTAGCTTCATTAAGcaggttatttaaaaaattaatttctttctagttttatgTATGTCATTTGACTGCTTGGAATACCATTCTCTTGAtaatcatatatcatatatttcacATCCTTTTAAAAATGtgcattttatatttgataaatgaTGACAACATACAGGTACAGGTACTTCCAACACTATGTTTATCTTCATAAAAAAGTACATTTgatattaacaatttaatttggGCTAGAGCACATGGATTTAGATCCTTTAAAATGTACAATAACACACTATATAGAATAAAGGATCTGTAATCGATCTTATTATCAATTGTTTAACTgtctatttgttttctttgtctTCAATCATTCCAAAGGTTGGTGGAATGATGATTGCTTGTAGTTATATATATGTACAATACTTGTTATTGCTAAATTTATCATATGGCAGTTCTCATGAATTTTGATATGTTAACACAGAATTCAAGTTCGATGACAAATTCTACAACCTAATTCAGGTATCACAGAAAGAGTACGAGCATTGCACATCACTTGAACCTCTAAGGATATTCAATACTAGCCCAGTAATTCTTCCACTGAGGGAGAGAGGTGTGATGTTCTTCATATGCAACATCCCAAACTACTGTTGTCTAGGCCAGAAGATTGTGATTTCTGTACATGAAGGTTCCATAGA encodes the following:
- the LOC114370706 gene encoding cucumber peeling cupredoxin-like, which produces MLQHQNPFVLSFSALFLAFFCHCSATTFTVGDSAGWIIPPYPTYYNNWSHSQFIRVGDSVEFKFDDKFYNLIQVSQKEYEHCTSLEPLRIFNTSPVILPLRERGVMFFICNIPNYCCLGQKIVISVHEGSIEKPPSPSPSPSQVPINISPQPSPNASAPQPHGSSGMSSPPSPTTNTSGGNGGNSPVPSSTQEGKSNAVALVGGKSFTVSLGQLLSVLGALFGFWIM